The following coding sequences are from one Leptolyngbyaceae cyanobacterium window:
- a CDS encoding LuxR C-terminal-related transcriptional regulator — MNAATTAPATKFNNQIKQLKEVTFLPNVESTYFLQGVLEGFIDGILILTEQKELVHANQAATRICNQFAELEHQETLIPAEIWRICESLIESRDLFFNQKIVLESEFSPNNSINLRIRARWLKLEQIRRPCLLVTLEDRYQSLQRMVNNDTQQFNLTPREAEVWLLYRTNHSYKEIADKLYITLNTVKKHMKNIHAKRKAICEEEI, encoded by the coding sequence ATGAATGCCGCAACAACTGCCCCAGCTACTAAATTCAACAATCAAATTAAGCAACTAAAAGAAGTTACATTTTTACCGAATGTTGAATCTACTTACTTTTTACAAGGAGTGCTAGAAGGATTTATTGATGGGATTTTAATATTAACCGAACAGAAAGAGTTAGTCCATGCAAATCAAGCTGCTACAAGAATTTGTAATCAATTTGCCGAATTGGAACACCAAGAAACTTTAATACCTGCGGAAATTTGGCGAATTTGCGAATCTTTAATCGAAAGTCGCGATCTGTTTTTCAATCAAAAAATCGTGCTAGAGTCCGAATTTTCCCCCAATAACTCGATTAATTTACGGATACGCGCCCGCTGGCTAAAATTAGAACAAATCAGGCGTCCTTGCTTGTTAGTAACTCTAGAAGATCGCTATCAATCACTTCAGAGAATGGTCAATAACGACACTCAGCAATTCAATTTAACCCCTCGGGAAGCAGAAGTTTGGTTACTTTATCGTACTAACCATTCCTATAAAGAGATTGCAGATAAATTGTATATTACCCTCAATACAGTCAAGAAACATATGAAAAACATTCATGCCAAAAGAAAAGCAATTTGTGAGGAAGAAATCTAA
- a CDS encoding DUF4168 domain-containing protein: MMKLYFDISRSFPYGMLSRSFLVTLLSSLGLLCGVVPDLSANSPNMMFSSSAYAQAVSDEEVVRFARAAFTIEKRRQALVGEIKNRTGGNIPDITCDVPQQLEDLDINIRNDVKNFCDFSRVTIQANQLSVTRFFQINKSRNSDAALQERIDRELLRIQSGS; encoded by the coding sequence ATGATGAAATTATACTTTGATATTTCTCGCTCTTTCCCCTATGGGATGCTGTCGCGATCTTTTTTGGTTACTTTACTTTCTTCGCTCGGTTTGCTATGTGGAGTAGTTCCCGATCTATCGGCAAATTCACCTAATATGATGTTCAGTTCTTCTGCTTACGCGCAAGCTGTCAGCGATGAAGAAGTGGTAAGATTTGCTAGGGCTGCTTTTACCATTGAAAAAAGACGGCAAGCTTTAGTAGGAGAAATTAAGAATAGAACTGGTGGAAATATACCTGATATTACTTGCGATGTACCACAACAATTAGAAGATCTCGATATTAACATCCGAAATGATGTGAAGAATTTTTGTGATTTTTCCAGAGTAACTATACAAGCTAATCAGTTATCTGTTACTCGCTTCTTTCAGATCAATAAGAGCCGCAATTCCGATGCGGCACTTCAAGAAAGGATCGATCGAGAATTGCTGCGTATTCAGTCTGGTTCCTAG
- the holA gene encoding DNA polymerase III subunit delta — protein MPIYLFWGEDDFALQQAVANLRESVLDPDWASFNYDKISPEQPEAIIEGLNQAMTPIFGTGRRLVWLVDTNICQQCPEDLLAELQRTLPVIPESSVLLMTSRHKPDGRLKSTKLIQKYADVREFSPIPPWKTDSIVQRVKEVAQEMGVRLTNDGVEVLAESVGNDTRLLFGELKKLQLFGLSVNQPLNAERVATLVTANTQNSLQLASAIRSGDTGKALGLVADLIDRNEPALKIVATLVGQFRTWLWVRLMMDAGERDEKVIAAQAEVANPKRIYFLQQEVKNLQLSKLSATLPILLDLEISLKQGADPTAALQTSAIALCHLCK, from the coding sequence ATGCCAATTTACCTCTTCTGGGGAGAGGATGACTTTGCACTCCAACAAGCGGTTGCTAATTTACGGGAATCAGTACTCGATCCCGACTGGGCTAGCTTTAACTATGACAAAATATCTCCTGAACAACCAGAGGCCATAATTGAAGGATTAAATCAAGCTATGACGCCAATTTTTGGCACGGGTAGGCGTTTAGTCTGGTTGGTAGATACAAATATCTGTCAGCAATGTCCAGAAGATTTATTAGCAGAGTTACAACGTACTTTACCAGTTATACCCGAATCTTCGGTTTTGTTGATGACCAGCCGCCATAAACCGGATGGGCGTCTGAAATCCACTAAGTTAATCCAAAAATATGCTGATGTTCGAGAGTTTTCACCGATTCCGCCTTGGAAGACCGACTCGATCGTACAGCGAGTCAAGGAAGTAGCGCAAGAAATGGGAGTTAGGTTAACTAACGATGGTGTGGAAGTTTTAGCTGAATCGGTGGGTAACGATACTCGCTTGTTGTTTGGGGAATTGAAAAAATTACAGTTGTTCGGACTGAGTGTTAACCAACCATTAAATGCGGAGCGCGTTGCTACACTAGTAACAGCGAATACTCAAAATAGCTTGCAACTGGCCAGTGCGATTCGATCGGGTGACACTGGGAAAGCTTTAGGATTAGTTGCGGATTTGATCGATCGCAACGAACCAGCTTTAAAAATTGTTGCTACTCTGGTGGGACAGTTTCGCACTTGGTTGTGGGTAAGGCTGATGATGGACGCTGGGGAACGAGATGAGAAAGTTATCGCCGCCCAAGCTGAAGTTGCTAACCCCAAACGAATTTACTTTTTGCAACAAGAAGTGAAAAATCTCCAACTCTCAAAACTTTCTGCTACTTTACCGATCCTGCTAGACTTAGAGATTAGCTTGAAACAAGGGGCAGACCCTACTGCTGCTCTGCAAACGAGTGCGATCGCACTTTGTCATCTATGCAAGTAG